A stretch of DNA from Pectinophora gossypiella chromosome 23, ilPecGoss1.1, whole genome shotgun sequence:
CTATGTGGGCTTCTAAATATGTGTGTTAAATTTAATAGGATCATAAAATATGATCGAAGggtgtacctatgtatgttcaTGCATTTCTCATAATTCACGTACTAGGTCGACAAGGATCTTGCGTCTCTTGGAAGACATTGCAGTATGACACTTCCATAAATTCTCCATTTCGTGCAAATCAAAgtatttttgctaaaataatttgtcttgttgacaatagcaaaaggtgcaatTCAGATTCGTGaaaaatttcagatacatcCAGTTAGCGACGATTTATGGTAACTATGGGTTCCTGTGGTTTGTCGGCTTGATTCTAATGAGGTGCGCCGGTAAGAACCctattgccgtgcccttgcaAGGCGTCACATGTAACTTTTACTATGTTCctccttaatttatgtttgtgacgtgcaataaatgaatatgaatatgaaccccggtactggccttgcactaatgagttattaattcatcttaagtgcagtttcactaacacagttcggTCGACCATTTAGACGGATATGCggccacctaccacgttggtctaacagaaagctcggtgaggtgtgggtacttagttcatcttgtccAATCAACCCAcccagaccaacgtgataggtagtgagaagaatgcaatcccgatctcgcgaaaTCTCGTTTATTCtgtcgggatcaatcccgaagcatatgacgagatcccattctagattgacgggattgggcgaatcgcCTTGAGTTATACTGTTTTGATCAGGCTGATTTCCAAAGAgaacttacttatttaattagtaattaaagaataaaggttttcgttttctttcaaaaaatatatttttttaattaacctcactatcacaaacaagcagttttcatcgttttcagtcatcctaaccttttttttttcatcttgcaaaggatgtacttctgactgccccaattgggatatagtcgtgagattatgttataaaGCAGTTAATGAAGACATTTTCATAGGAAGGAAGACTATGGCTGAAGGCGCCAAAAGATCCTTGTCGCCCTAGGTGTTCATCAAGGTTTTGTGTGGATTTTGAGGGTTGACATCAGCTTACAGGGCACACCACCTGTCGAGGTACCAGGATATCATGGTCTCGCGTCGTTTGATGACTCCACGTCGCTCGAACTGCTTGAGACAGACTTCTTCGGTTTATATTCCGTTATGACTACTGTCACTCCGCTCACGGTTACCTGGTTAACACAGTCCACATGTACTAGGGTTGCAGGAACTTAACGCAgcttatacataaactcacacgcttaatccacggaatagaagaaagaggttggaacggccaagtgagcgcgaaacgcgcgcaaTACaagtcatcaccagcccattaacgtccccactgctggggcacgggccttccctatggatggatagggagatcgggccttaaaccaccacgcgggcccagtgcggattggtagttattaacgactgctaatgcaaccgggaccaacggcttaacgtgccttccgaagcacggaggagctcgagatgaaaacatttttttttgtggtcacccatcctatgaccggcctttgcgaaagttgcttaacttcaacaatcgcagaccgagcgcgtttaccgctgcgccaccgagctccttaataCAAGTATGAACAAAtaattcatacttcaactttgcactccactcgtccgcaaactttacgacacacggagctccgcgatagtatacaTATTACAAGGTCGCCTTGTGGGCTTATACCCTGCAgggtaaaaaatcaaatatcgactatcatgtaagtataaaagttctatagtctctgcttaccccggtgggaaataggcgtgagtttatgtatgtatgtatgtaagtatataatttatataattagaaTATGTCCAGTTGCGAATCTGTCTAGCTACGGAGGACCAATTTGTAactattacaatattttatcatttatgttctttttaaagaacgtctagggccctgtgccgaggtttttattgCCGCTTTctctggctatacaggttgtgcgaAACTGCAGCAgtattaggcggatgagacgattCGATatgaaaaaaatgacgattcaaagtgtaacgatgttacctactgaataaagatatattttaatttgaataaaaaaaggtATAATTACCTCTCGAGTTTGAGCCGAGCTTCTATCGACATTGCTTAGCCGTGGTGGATGCCGCCGTTTCTTCTTGAGTGAATTGGCAGATCGCGGCCGTTTCTGTGAGCTAGTCGGCGCGGTCCCAGCCGCTTGCGCAGCCACTAGCGCCGGGTTGATGCGGGGTTTGCGCGTCGATGTACCTAACAAAACATTTAAACCCCTATTACACTACACGATTTCAAGGGCCCTAGTTAGTCGCGCTATTACGGCTTGACAAAATCGGGACTCCttaacttttattaaaagttttaaACCACCCCAGCAGCCCTAACTTACGATATGTTGAATTTAAGTAGCGTAGTGTACTAATTAGTTTTTTATCGatgactaacctcatcaacccttgtgtttggtgacatggctcatgtaacgactactaggTACatacacggatcatcttactttcggacaatcaggtgaccagcctatgtccttaccaaactagggattacgagggatttttgtgatgtttccCAACCGAgattcaaacccaggacctccggatcgtgaagcCAATGTTCAACAACTGACCACGGGTTAATACGCGCTATATCCAGGGCACCGGACCCTATCTTACCTCTTTCTTATTACTTGTTGTTAAGGATAAAGTAGTGAGACCCTATTACTAACTTAGGGTCCCTTGAAACTGTTTCATGGcctttaaaaataactttaccTTACTTTTTGGCCTTTACGGCTATCTTTAAGGGCTtatcagaggggttaaaaaggccacatcaaggcaatttgcgcatataaaagtaagtgcgcaatgcaaagaataaaatgtcaaataggtaggtacctggaaatattgcattcttaaatgaattgcaacaatgtggtctttttagacccccaggaTTCGAATTAatctgccctatttttccctaaaaaagtagcatgaatctacctacctatctgtaactaaatttaaaaatacagcaaatatttttttcgattatACCGGCTATATCTAGATACATAAATGTGATAATAAACTAATATCAAGAAAAGGTCAACGGTCACTAACCGAACAAAAAGGAAATGACACTATAATGGAAATATTTCAATATCAGAGATATGTTTTCAACTTAGTCGGGTTACCGGCGAAACCAGCGCCACTTATGGTGTTGGACCGTTTTGGAACTAATTTTACGATGCAATTTGTTTACATTACCGTGACATTACCGTTTCAATGAGAATTatcatttttcttattattcgCAAACGTGTTGTAGTACTTTTACCAATTAAGTGACTCATTTAAAAAGTGACTTATTTTGTTCTATGTAGGTAGTAGTTATTACAAACTAACAATTTGGGAATTAgagaaagtaggtaggtattaaagTACAGTCCTATtcgattttattattacttctaTGTCTATCAATTTCTAGACAATTAATAAATTAAGCAGGTAGTAAAGTAACAGACTAAAAATCTAACTAGAAATAGGTtcctagtaggtacctacgagcAAAAATCAATGCATAACTTGGTTAGCAAATTCGTTCATTGAACTCTGGTCGAATCGAACATCACTTTTAGCTCATATTCTACACCATTTAATATTTCGAAACATACGTTGGATTAGTAATCCAGGTGGATTTGCATGAACTAATACGTTGTTAAAGCCTTTTGGAATTAAAAATGGAAAGATGTTAATCTAAAATGGAACATACATTAATAGTTCATTTACCTTTTCTGACGTCACACATCGAGCATTTAAATGCTTCTGCATTGTTTCTATACGTGCAAACACTGCAGTCCCAATAATTTTCTTCCAGCACTTTGGAAGGCCTTTTGGCTCTCCGGACCGCATTTTTCTTGTCCATTTTTCACTATCACTCACTTCAAAAACTAACTACAACTACAGCACACGTTAATCATGATACTTTTGAGtgattgtaattgttttttatacaattgtTGGAATCTTTCCGTCTTAgaatcattatttataattttactgtACACAAAGTGCACCAATACTCGCCATGACAGCTCGTCAATGCGCGTCGGTAAAACAGCACACAACGTCAGCGCCATTTTGGAAAACTCTGTTTTACCAACAAAGTTATTCTACATGCTCAACAGATGGCGCAACTGACAATATATCTATCCTTCTATTAGCAATTTATATACTACATCCATCACtactaattcataaataatttccatattttttaaaaaagcgtgtgcctgtttgttttatttaaaaaataaacttagatataATGGTGATATACCGCTGGAGTAGGTAGGATACTGGATACCTACcgccgccccgccgccgccgcacggaTCCCATTCCCATACACCATGTTTTCGCGTAGGACTTAGTAGGAatcttgtaggtacctatttgccTGTTTCTTTTTaccaacttcaaaaaaggaggagactctcaattcgaccgtatattttatttgtattttaaaagttcttttcattttaaaagtacctacctacttagagtaggtaagtaagttacCTAccgagaattattttttttatatataaatgataatagTAGTACCTATCCTATTGATcaggaaaaaaatgttaatgaaAGCGTTCGAATTCTCTTGCTACGTAGGGACCAAAAAAGGTCTATAGAGGAGCAAATTCTAAGAAGACTACCTTTTTTTAACGTCATGTCTAAATATGTGAGTTTCTTCGGTCTGGTTACCTGCGCCTATGGGCGTTAGTTCAGCTCTACCCTGTCGTTTTTCAAGTTTAATATCGGtattctgtacagtcatgaacaatatatctgcgaggaactataattggctttctgtttttaccataagttgctactaaattaattatagctgttgtttctccgaacattaaataaataaataaataaataatgttacctactttaagactctgtcgcactaacatatttgacgtttagtgagacttacagttcaatttgtcaaaaaagttaatgtggcatggtaccaaagtgtatacatattaatgctcgtgaccgtaccgattaaatttaattttaatttaatttaaaaaagatgtattgctgttgcactttcttgtcatttcttctcctcagccataacaccttgggaaatggcgtaaattcaaaaatgttacatattgaccttcaacaagtttatccatgataattacgttgaataaatgattctgatttctgattttccGTTTCTGTCTGTCTAAAAGACAAACAAGTAAGTCTTTCCCATACACctaccatgtaggtacctacctacttacttattataagaCAATCAGAAGTGGCGGGAGACTTTGAATAATTACTGATTCTATATCATAAAAACAGCCTagtggtgatgatgatggtggtaGTACCTGTTAAAGACGTGGACGCGTAATGGTATgttaatattggccccgattcctgcagacacctcctaattttaaattatacccgtcattttcttatccgccaaaaaggaaagggacggttgattgtcaacaagttaattttaaaatgaacgaataacccgtgtgaataaaataggcatccctggtatgcaatccgtttgacgtgctgtctacttaattctgtcgggttattggccgatgtaaaatttttagatggttgttttagatttctgcttaaaattgacgtgtattccattaaattttatgcctgtcgattacccgtccctttctttttcaacggatgaaaaaatgacaggtaggtataacttaaaataaaattagatggcgtttgCAGGAATAAGCACCATTGTTTTATGTATGCTATGATATGACATAAGGTGAAAATCCATCGTCGTGGAAAGGTTTACATAATCCGACAGCCTAGTTTTGCGAGTACTTACCTATCTAGATGTATACCTAAAATATATGAGTCAGTTGTAGCGATAAAATTGTAAATTCTATTTGATGTAGCTGGTGTGACACACGCCAGCGAAGGCAATTTTGTATAATACCAGGTTTTTAATCGTACCCTCAAGCTCTTATGCAGGTTGAAGGAATAATTGTACTAAACTGGTTGCCACGAGGCGGATAGGATTCTTAAATCAGTCACTAAATTAATAGTTACAGTATATTTCGTGCCGCACAAAACATtcccgatttttttttacctttactGACGGATcggttagaaaaaaaataattaaaatcagcACGAAAAGTTTGTACGATAAAATACCACCGCAGATTGTGATTTGAGTCGATTGGaggggaaaataaaataaggattataaatttatttatttaaatgttctcCAACAATGTTCAGTGCAAGATAAGTTTTATGTGCATGTTAAAAGAGTATGTAGGTATTTGAATATATTGTGAATTATGTAACTTGAGGAGctccgtggcgcagcggtaaacgcgctcggtctgcgattgttgaagtaaagcaactttcgcaaaggccggtcataggatggtgaccataaaaaaaaatcatctcgagctcctccgtgcgtgccggctgcattagcagtcgttaataaccaccaatccgcactgggcccgcgtgatggtttaaggcccgatctccctatccatccatagggaaggcccgtgccccggcagtggggaagttaatgggctggtgatgaggtatgtaatgtaggtaaagttatgtatgagcaatataaacctacccagtttagaaccctgtcgttttaacatatttgacatttagtgagacttacacttcaatatgtcaaaaaagttaatgtgacatggtactaaagtgtatgtCTCTATTACGTTTACAAAGATTCTTGCGTCACGTCTTCTCCTGCCATAACGCATTCCGAAATGGTGTAAAAGTTATATCGAATATAGAATCGTTAAGGAaaagaatatatttaaaaatagaatcttGACTTTCAATAATTGTTAAAAAATGAGATAGAAATTTTGAAAgaaggtaatattttttttttctattttgattTCTAGATATCCTGTGGTTGCGGAGCATAAACAGTCCGCAATAAGGCAAAGTAGGACCACGACGTGCTCAGTATCTGAAAATATAGAAACAGAATGGGTAACGTAATGTGtcgacccaattactctagccatacaggcggccaatcagctcgcgactcttcagaaccccgataccgaccccgccggcgtggtcattcagcgcttatggctatcgactcactagggtagGGATTatacactttcaaggacagaaagTCTAATGactgacgttccgattccaaggtgtcatactatctattatgaaccatcaatgacccatagtctctgcccgtgaaagggttaaatattatcctctcagacgtcgcccgagccgaggttcgcgcccaattaggcacgctcaggcctgttgtcttaaattttgtaccgggtaaaagccctagcgctccccatttctccagccaagtagttaatgccatttgcggcaaatctacaataattcgtccctgacgtcgcaaagtgacgtatctcaattttttggcggatctgatttgcaccttatgttattgtcaataagacacaatttattttagcagaaaattgcagatacgtctttttgcgacgtcagggacgaattacgtcaaaaaaaggtaggtatattcGCAGCCTTTTGCGCTTATAAGTCTATATCTAAGTACTTGTGTTAGTGTCTTACTTAGGTACCTAGGCACCTACTTACTATTGCTTTTGTCGTAAGGCAGTTAAGATAAGCGCAAACTAGGTTACGAACTCCTAAAAATAGTTGTAAAAGAGTTATAATTGTGTAAaagagttattatttattaccttagTAAAGGCTGTTAGATTGACGTCAGCATAACCGTAGGCAGTCAACTTGCAAGGTTTCTGAGCTCTGTAAAtagatttaaaaagaaatcagGCCAGGTGACGCcttgtatggtcacgagcattaataaatgtatacactttagtaccatgtgacattaacttttttgacaaattgaactgtaagtctcactaaatgtcaaatatgttagtgcgacagagtcctaaagtgggtacattatattgctcatgactgtacacgttGCGTTCGCGCCCTCCAGAGCACTCTCAGCCTTGTTGTCTTAATTTGTTACCGGGTTAGAGCTCTCGGCGCCCCTCATATTTGTCCGGTCAAAATAGTGAATGTCATCCGGATCAAATATACAAGACTTATAATACATACGTGCTTAAACAGCCAATACTTATATGTCACAAGTcgcactgctgagcacaggtctCGCCTCAATCaatgggggtatggagcatactccaccacgctgctcctctgcgggttggtgtaggtgctttacggctaatagccgggaccaacgacttaacgagccctccgaagtacggaatcatcttactttatcggacaatcaggtgatcctgcaatatccttatcaaataaagaataatctaaaatataaaaaatatcgcgCCATACTAACCTTAATCATATCATTTTCGAATCCTTCCCGACTTTAGGGTTTGTCACATACCATTTGCTACTGTACACAGCATCGCCCACATCTATGCTctgagaaaataaacaaaataaaaaaaattaacagctgtcaatcacccgtccctttccttttcggtggataagaaaatgataagtataacttaaaataaattaggaggtgtctgcatcTGACTCGAGAGCGTCCGAATGGAGGACATTAATAGAAATGGTAAAACTATACGGCTCGTCACCTATACATaatgtcacgttggtctaacagaaagctcggttttcttctatcgtgtaggttgtgaggtgaattaccaacctcatcaactctggtgtcagggttactattgacccgccaaaggcccctgacatgactcataataacgactacgtactaacatcagtaagtagaaactgggaccaacggcttaccgtgccttccgaagcacggatcgtcttactttcggacaatcaggtgatcagcctataatgtcctaatcaaactagagaccacagtaatttttgtgatatatccctaccgggaatcgaacccaggacctccagaaagctcggtgagacttgggtacttagttcatcttgcgatggatacctCTGAtcccaattgtgatatagtcgtgagcttatgttaattatgtttataaataataaaattatattaccgACGTCATCACCATATCCCCAAAGTAACAAAGCGTGAATATTTGTAGCAGATTCAAAAATAGGAAGGCTACAAACGATACCACGTACGGTTTGTCGTCGATAGTCTGTggaaaacaaaagataaaaaatataaaacctaCTTAAGTTTGTTTCATAGTGGTAGgtactaatattttttcgtgttaaaaagttaattttaacgtgtgcgttaccccaacaagaaagtatctcctagagttatatgagtagaacgtatagttggtgccttatctgctgtaaatgtgcccccacataaaaaatgtgtgccccctgtcgtttcgaaaaaaaatcgaaaaaacgattcttgctggggtaacgtttttctagcaggaaaattctaaacgaatgatcggagagagaaaaactgtgcatggccagatagcttatatgtgtgccaaaatgtgcccccaaaaataaaatctgtgccccttcagattttcgagatattgcatttcctgctggagtaacgttttgatgaatagtatatctctaaaaccattgcatgtgcccctgtagaataaacatacgcgagtagctcttaatgtgtgcccctttgtgccccaattagattttagaaaatatttatagttttcaagttatcgcggttttatgaaaacccgaaaaaacatcgcagcgcctaaatgagacaaggcataacttcgctgaaaactgtattcggtctttcttgacgctaataataaccatacaaagtttcaaaaatgttcatgcatgcgtttttgaataatcttgctaaaagtaaaaacgatggtgtcataactttgacggcaaaatacaaggaactggcacaatcccagatgtgtaggtgtaaaccaaaatcttgtgcctttagtcaaaaatatatggtgaaaatattgagcttcaaatgttacgcattaagtaaatataaacaaaaaaccaaaatatgtaaacaacggctggttatccgaccaaatctgaatgactactaaaaagcgacggattcatacttaactaTTGTGGTGTGGTGTTTACTTttgtggttattattagcgtcaagaaagaccgaatacagttttcagcgaagttatgccttgtctcatttaggcgctgcgatgttttttcgggttttcataaaaccgcgataacttgaaaactataaatattttctaaaatctaattggggcacaaaggggcacacattaagagctactc
This window harbors:
- the LOC126377618 gene encoding YY1-associated factor 2; its protein translation is MDKKNAVRRAKRPSKVLEENYWDCSVCTYRNNAEAFKCSMCDVRKGTSTRKPRINPALVAAQAAGTAPTSSQKRPRSANSLKKKRRHPPRLSNVDRSSAQTREVTVSGVTVVITEYKPKKSVSSSSSDVESSNDARP